One Arthrobacter sp. StoSoilB20 DNA segment encodes these proteins:
- a CDS encoding AarF/UbiB family protein, producing MTSVRPERIDSTRGTGNPRARYRRILRFAAWHLAVTWWFELFLPRVGLRRLTERNRAARMRRFARRFHGLAVDLGGLMIKVGQFMSSRLDVLPPEITAELEGLQDEVPPVPFPAIRALAEAELGAPLESVFASVEETPIAAASLGQAHRAKLLAGNAEDTGLSSVVFKVQRPGIAGIVDVDLAALRKVGGWLSRIRLVSNRADVPALIKEFAQTSLEEIDYLNEAANSERFAADFAHDARVTVPAVVWERTTRRVLTLEDVTAIKITDAGSLRLAGIDPSEVAPVFASVMFEQLFTNGFFHADPHPGNIFVTPSNDPSSEHPWKLTFIDFGMMGEVPVKTRSGLRKLLIAAASRDGKGMVTAISDVGVLMKSADTAELERAMTQLFARFGGMGFAELRDVDPREFREFGNEFGSVIRSLPFQLPENFLLIIRAMSLTSGVCSSLDARFNLWDSVEPYAAQLLRDERGNLINDVASQTLEAAAIALRLPKRLDGLVTRAEEGSLQVGNRRLERQIARLLLTARRAVAALVFGALLIAGAILRADDPGLGNVLMIGSVLPLLYGLWSGRSRP from the coding sequence GTGACGTCGGTTCGGCCCGAACGGATTGATTCCACGAGGGGCACAGGGAATCCCCGTGCCCGCTATCGTCGGATCCTGCGATTCGCCGCGTGGCATTTGGCGGTCACATGGTGGTTTGAGCTGTTTCTGCCCAGGGTGGGCTTGCGCCGCCTGACCGAACGGAACCGCGCTGCCAGGATGCGCCGCTTCGCCCGGCGGTTTCATGGCCTTGCGGTGGACCTCGGGGGACTGATGATCAAGGTTGGCCAGTTCATGTCGTCCAGGCTTGATGTGCTGCCACCGGAAATTACCGCAGAGCTGGAAGGGCTTCAGGACGAAGTTCCGCCGGTTCCGTTTCCCGCCATCCGGGCCTTGGCCGAGGCCGAACTTGGCGCGCCCTTGGAGTCGGTCTTTGCCTCGGTCGAGGAGACGCCAATCGCGGCAGCATCACTGGGACAGGCGCACCGGGCCAAGCTCCTGGCCGGCAATGCCGAGGACACCGGCCTCAGCAGTGTGGTCTTCAAGGTGCAGCGGCCCGGCATCGCCGGGATTGTCGACGTCGATCTCGCTGCGTTGCGCAAGGTGGGAGGCTGGCTGAGCCGTATCCGCCTCGTCTCCAACCGGGCAGATGTGCCCGCCCTCATCAAGGAATTTGCGCAGACCAGCCTCGAGGAAATCGACTACTTGAATGAGGCAGCCAACTCCGAGCGTTTTGCTGCTGACTTCGCCCACGACGCACGGGTGACGGTCCCTGCCGTGGTCTGGGAGCGGACCACCCGCCGTGTGCTCACCCTCGAAGATGTCACTGCCATCAAGATCACCGACGCCGGTTCGCTTCGCCTGGCCGGCATCGACCCGTCCGAGGTGGCACCGGTATTCGCTTCGGTGATGTTTGAGCAGTTGTTCACCAACGGTTTCTTCCATGCCGACCCCCATCCCGGCAATATCTTCGTCACGCCGTCCAATGATCCATCCAGCGAACATCCCTGGAAGCTGACGTTCATTGACTTCGGCATGATGGGCGAGGTCCCGGTCAAGACGCGCAGCGGCCTCCGGAAGCTCCTCATCGCCGCTGCCTCAAGGGACGGCAAGGGCATGGTGACGGCCATCAGTGATGTGGGAGTGCTGATGAAGTCTGCCGATACCGCGGAGCTTGAACGGGCCATGACGCAGCTCTTTGCCCGGTTTGGCGGCATGGGTTTCGCCGAGCTTCGCGATGTTGACCCGCGGGAGTTCCGCGAATTCGGCAATGAGTTCGGCAGCGTGATCCGCTCCCTTCCCTTCCAGCTGCCCGAGAACTTCCTGCTCATCATCAGGGCCATGTCACTGACCTCGGGGGTGTGCAGCTCGCTGGATGCCCGCTTCAACTTGTGGGACTCCGTGGAACCATACGCTGCTCAGTTGCTGCGGGACGAGCGCGGCAACCTGATAAACGATGTCGCATCCCAAACACTCGAAGCCGCCGCCATTGCCCTGCGCCTGCCCAAGAGGCTGGACGGGCTGGTGACGCGGGCCGAAGAAGGTTCGCTCCAGGTGGGCAACCGGCGCCTGGAGCGCCAGATCGCGCGGCTTCTCCTGACGGCCCGGCGGGCAGTCGCGGCGCTGGTTTTCGGCGCGTTGCTGATTGCCGGAGCCATCCTTCGGGCGGACGATCCCGGATTGGGCAACGTGCTGATGATCGGCTCTGTCCTTCCCTTGCTGTACGGGTTATGGTCGGGCCGGAGCCGGCCCTGA
- a CDS encoding CrcB family protein, whose product MPRTKEHSSVHLRGKFIAIVAAGGVFGALARYGLGLVIPAPGAWPLPTLLINLSGALALGALLEGLSRRGPDVGNRQVLRLALGTGFLGAYTTYSTLALDAVHLFTAGAAVAAAGYLAASLLGGAAATTAGIWVGAWHHRRGMGPRS is encoded by the coding sequence ATGCCGAGGACTAAAGAGCACAGCTCCGTCCATCTCCGGGGCAAGTTCATCGCGATCGTGGCAGCAGGCGGGGTGTTCGGAGCATTGGCGCGGTACGGCCTGGGGCTGGTGATTCCCGCGCCCGGTGCGTGGCCGCTTCCCACCCTGCTCATCAACCTTTCGGGCGCCCTGGCCTTGGGCGCGCTGCTTGAGGGACTTTCCCGAAGGGGGCCCGACGTCGGCAACCGCCAGGTCCTGCGGCTCGCCTTGGGTACGGGTTTCCTGGGTGCCTACACCACCTACAGCACGCTGGCCTTAGACGCAGTGCACCTGTTTACTGCCGGGGCGGCTGTTGCCGCCGCAGGGTACCTCGCGGCGAGCTTGTTGGGCGGGGCCGCAGCAACCACTGCCGGTATCTGGGTGGGCGCCTGGCACCACAGGCGCGGAATGGGGCCTCGATCGTGA
- a CDS encoding Lrp/AsnC family transcriptional regulator produces the protein MSNPTKNVRSSPGSAEPLDAIDERILAALVDDARISNKQLAELVGIAPSTALMRTRALSERGIIEGFEAVLSLPAIGRSVQALIAVRLRAHDRDQIDRFTARVPKLPAVISTFHTTGSVDYLLHIAVANTDDLRNWLLDNLATDPVVGHTETTMVFQHIPGNRGPLPE, from the coding sequence GTGTCCAACCCCACGAAGAATGTTCGGTCAAGCCCGGGCAGCGCAGAGCCGCTGGACGCGATCGATGAACGAATCCTCGCAGCATTGGTCGATGACGCCCGTATCTCCAACAAGCAGTTGGCTGAGCTCGTGGGAATCGCCCCCTCCACGGCCTTGATGCGGACCAGGGCCCTCTCCGAGCGCGGCATCATTGAAGGCTTTGAAGCCGTCTTGAGCCTGCCTGCGATCGGACGCTCCGTACAGGCCCTCATCGCTGTCCGTCTTCGCGCCCACGACCGCGACCAGATCGACCGCTTCACGGCCCGCGTTCCCAAACTTCCGGCGGTCATCTCCACGTTCCACACCACTGGATCCGTGGACTACCTGTTGCACATCGCCGTCGCAAATACTGACGACCTCCGCAATTGGCTCCTGGACAACCTCGCCACGGATCCCGTAGTGGGCCACACGGAAACCACCATGGTCTTCCAGCACATACCAGGCAACCGCGGACCGCTGCCTGAGTAG
- a CDS encoding Lrp/AsnC family transcriptional regulator: MNTLDPMDLKILLELIKDPRIQIAELSDTLGIARNTAQSRVKRLLRSGVLHAAGREVDLEKVGYDVVAFVTIEVTHRELDGVIGALRLIPQVLEVHEISGRGDLWCRVVATDTHNLQSALRSVLRTKGVIRTETVLALHTHIPYRTEPLIERMSAAPTRTRQESQSPGSQARTD; the protein is encoded by the coding sequence TTGAACACCCTCGACCCCATGGACCTGAAAATCCTCCTGGAACTCATCAAGGACCCCCGCATCCAAATCGCCGAGTTGAGCGATACTTTGGGCATTGCCCGCAATACAGCCCAGAGCCGGGTGAAGCGCCTCCTTCGGTCCGGAGTGCTGCATGCCGCGGGCAGGGAGGTGGACCTCGAGAAGGTGGGCTACGACGTCGTCGCTTTTGTCACCATTGAGGTGACACACCGCGAGCTCGACGGCGTCATAGGCGCCTTGCGCCTGATCCCCCAGGTCCTTGAAGTCCACGAAATTTCAGGGCGCGGCGACCTGTGGTGCCGCGTCGTGGCCACGGACACGCACAACCTGCAGTCGGCGCTGCGGTCTGTCCTTCGCACCAAAGGCGTCATCCGCACGGAAACCGTGCTCGCCCTCCATACCCACATTCCGTACCGGACAGAGCCGCTGATCGAACGGATGTCCGCAGCGCCAACACGGACAAGGCAGGAGAGCCAGAGCCCGGGTTCCCAGGCTCGAACAGACTAG
- a CDS encoding helix-turn-helix domain-containing protein codes for MYKKEMTVAEVGGRLGITRASVHDLVDSGQLTASGRAGRMLLIDRSSVERLAIAGTRRGRAWTARTAWAALALLSGQNPTWISASEKSRLKGRLRELDADAVFVLARNKDKTHRYRATPDGLAALNDHLIPSGASAMREESIAGTFGMAGGSGTAEGYVMSGDVSALADAFGLVEDPDGNAIIHEVDLGEPFVDGRAPVAAIAVDLMCSLATRERSAGQRVINGLLHV; via the coding sequence ATGTACAAGAAGGAGATGACTGTCGCGGAGGTCGGGGGCAGGCTTGGCATTACTCGTGCCTCAGTTCATGACCTGGTCGACTCTGGACAGTTGACGGCCAGTGGCAGGGCTGGCCGTATGTTGCTCATCGATCGGTCGTCGGTGGAGCGCTTGGCCATCGCCGGCACCCGTCGTGGCCGTGCTTGGACGGCCAGGACTGCCTGGGCTGCCTTGGCGCTGCTCTCTGGCCAGAACCCCACTTGGATCAGTGCCTCGGAGAAGTCCCGGTTGAAGGGCCGGTTGCGTGAGTTGGACGCCGACGCCGTTTTTGTTCTTGCCCGGAACAAGGACAAAACCCATCGCTATAGGGCGACCCCGGACGGGCTGGCGGCACTTAACGATCACCTGATCCCCAGTGGTGCATCGGCCATGCGCGAGGAGTCCATTGCAGGGACCTTCGGGATGGCAGGTGGGAGCGGGACTGCCGAAGGCTACGTCATGAGCGGAGACGTCTCCGCCCTCGCGGACGCGTTCGGCCTGGTCGAAGATCCCGACGGCAACGCCATCATTCATGAAGTCGATTTGGGCGAACCCTTCGTCGACGGCCGGGCCCCGGTGGCGGCGATCGCCGTAGATCTCATGTGCTCGCTGGCGACCCGCGAACGCAGCGCAGGGCAACGTGTCATCAATGGCCTTCTCCATGTCTGA
- the corA gene encoding magnesium/cobalt transporter CorA, translating to MTIIDNAVYVDGVRTATPHSLEQTFETLAEHGGMAWIGLYRPTKDEMAAVAQEFGLHDLAVEDAVSAHQRPKLERYDHNLFTVLRPARYLDDTETVEFGELHIFTGPNFVVTIRHAETGGVARVRHRLETRPDLLCHGPEAVLYALLDQVVDDYAPVVAGLENDIDEIEDQLFSGDSAVSRRIYELAREVIQFQRAIQPLPDMMALLEKGFEKYGVDIELQRSLRDVEDHVQRVISRVNSFRDLLQNALTLDGTLTANRQNEASAAQNEQVKKISSWAAILFAPSFVAGVYGMNFDHMPELHWDYGYPLAVGLMFGAALLMYLIFKRKGWL from the coding sequence GTGACCATCATTGACAACGCCGTATATGTAGACGGCGTCCGCACAGCCACACCGCACAGTCTTGAGCAAACGTTCGAGACCTTGGCGGAACACGGCGGCATGGCCTGGATCGGCTTGTACCGTCCCACGAAAGACGAGATGGCCGCCGTCGCCCAGGAATTCGGGCTCCACGACCTCGCCGTCGAAGACGCTGTGTCCGCGCACCAGCGGCCAAAGCTTGAGCGGTACGACCACAACCTGTTTACTGTTCTCCGCCCGGCCAGATACCTCGATGACACCGAGACGGTGGAATTCGGCGAGCTGCACATCTTCACGGGGCCAAACTTCGTGGTGACCATCCGGCACGCTGAAACCGGAGGGGTCGCCCGGGTCCGGCACCGGCTGGAGACGCGTCCGGACCTTCTCTGCCATGGGCCTGAAGCTGTGCTGTACGCGCTCCTGGACCAGGTAGTGGATGACTACGCGCCGGTTGTGGCGGGTCTTGAGAACGACATCGACGAAATCGAAGACCAGCTCTTCAGCGGCGACAGCGCCGTTTCCCGCCGCATCTACGAACTTGCCCGTGAAGTGATCCAGTTCCAGCGGGCCATCCAACCCCTCCCGGACATGATGGCGCTTCTGGAAAAGGGATTCGAAAAGTATGGCGTGGACATTGAGCTGCAGCGCTCCCTCCGCGACGTCGAGGACCACGTTCAGCGGGTTATCTCCCGCGTGAACTCGTTCCGGGACCTGCTGCAGAACGCGCTCACCCTGGATGGCACACTGACTGCCAACCGCCAAAACGAGGCCAGCGCCGCGCAGAACGAGCAAGTCAAGAAGATCTCCTCCTGGGCTGCCATCCTCTTTGCACCCTCCTTCGTGGCAGGTGTATACGGGATGAACTTCGACCATATGCCCGAGCTGCACTGGGACTATGGCTATCCCTTGGCGGTGGGGCTCATGTTCGGTGCAGCCCTGCTCATGTACCTCATTTTCAAGCGCAAAGGCTGGCTGTGA
- a CDS encoding DUF1761 domain-containing protein, whose amino-acid sequence MDWLSHISQINWFAVLLAFVSSMVIGFVWYMPAVLGRRWMQAIGKTEEDLKNIEGGAGIWVPMMVAAALTSILLAVLISALELNTFWAGGFFALIAALVFRAGGHVIHNGFAGRPTAVTVIDSGHDLVAMTIAGAIIGAMQ is encoded by the coding sequence ATGGATTGGCTCTCACACATCTCCCAAATCAACTGGTTCGCTGTACTTCTGGCCTTCGTCTCAAGCATGGTCATCGGCTTCGTTTGGTACATGCCGGCCGTGCTGGGCCGCAGGTGGATGCAAGCCATCGGCAAAACCGAAGAGGACCTCAAAAACATTGAAGGCGGCGCAGGAATCTGGGTTCCCATGATGGTGGCCGCTGCCCTGACCAGCATCCTCCTGGCTGTGCTCATCAGCGCCCTGGAACTCAACACTTTCTGGGCCGGCGGTTTCTTCGCGCTCATCGCCGCCCTCGTCTTCCGCGCCGGCGGCCACGTGATCCACAATGGCTTCGCGGGCCGACCCACCGCAGTAACAGTGATTGATTCGGGCCACGACCTCGTTGCCATGACCATTGCGGGCGCCATCATCGGAGCCATGCAGTAG
- the crcB gene encoding fluoride efflux transporter CrcB, whose product MTVILLALAGGLGAAVRFVVDGFLRSRLKTAFPWGTVAINVSGSLLLGFLAGLVMRGQAPDSLLLILGTGFLGGYTTFSTASLETIRLVQSGRTALAVINGLGTMAVSVLAVAAGVWISVALP is encoded by the coding sequence GTGACGGTCATCCTTCTTGCCCTGGCAGGTGGGCTGGGCGCGGCGGTACGGTTCGTCGTCGATGGCTTCCTCCGGTCACGCCTGAAGACTGCCTTCCCGTGGGGCACGGTGGCCATCAATGTCTCGGGTTCGCTGCTGTTGGGTTTCCTGGCTGGACTGGTCATGCGCGGGCAGGCACCGGATTCCCTCCTCCTCATTCTCGGAACAGGTTTCCTGGGCGGCTACACAACCTTCAGCACTGCCAGCCTTGAGACGATCCGGCTGGTTCAAAGCGGGCGCACGGCGTTGGCGGTCATCAATGGGTTGGGGACCATGGCGGTGAGCGTCCTGGCGGTCGCAGCGGGTGTGTGGATCAGCGTGGCGCTGCCCTGA
- a CDS encoding PadR family transcriptional regulator, whose product MHNSFPANGFMGNNLDGMWQAVEEFRSRFEKRSGTRAGRGELRTAILALLAERPMHGYQIIHEIEDRSGGSWKPSAGSVYPTLQLLADEGFVSAEESSGRKIYSLTEAGREDVAGSETSAPWDSLGTPSSPGFAALPKAGVDLAQAAAQVGRTGTPKQVQEAVTVLEEARRRLYSILAQD is encoded by the coding sequence ATGCACAATTCATTCCCTGCAAACGGATTTATGGGCAACAACCTGGACGGCATGTGGCAGGCCGTTGAAGAGTTTCGATCCCGGTTCGAGAAACGTTCAGGAACCCGCGCCGGCCGCGGCGAACTGCGAACGGCGATCCTTGCCCTCCTCGCTGAGCGTCCCATGCACGGTTACCAGATCATTCATGAAATCGAGGACCGCAGCGGCGGCAGTTGGAAGCCGAGTGCTGGTTCGGTCTATCCCACACTGCAATTGCTCGCAGACGAGGGCTTCGTCAGCGCCGAGGAATCCAGCGGACGCAAGATCTACTCCCTGACCGAAGCCGGAAGGGAAGATGTGGCAGGTTCTGAGACCTCTGCACCCTGGGATTCCCTGGGTACCCCATCAAGCCCGGGCTTCGCCGCATTGCCCAAGGCGGGAGTGGACCTGGCACAGGCTGCGGCACAGGTTGGCCGTACCGGAACGCCGAAGCAAGTCCAGGAGGCTGTGACGGTGCTTGAGGAGGCCCGCCGCCGTCTGTATTCGATCCTCGCCCAGGACTGA
- the zapE gene encoding cell division protein ZapE produces MTPLLRPVPGSARDTLRTLLEGMEHDAGRAGFALEPSQRQAAERLAAFGAQLTGRRRALSRKAPRSLYLHGPVGRGKTWLMDSFHGRLDARKRRVHFHDFFRRLHAGTHGLETGNGTAIQQSVDALLDGIDVLFFDEFHVHDVGDGMFIARLLRSAAQRRVPLVVTSNYAPEELLPNPLWHEHFLPTIEAIKEMMDIVEISGASDFRRFPAKGTAPATGFDAFRSGRIISPGTAGQLGRLGLFRPAPSQSRVLSPTTQPVVVRNSDPDLLWVDFEELCGGLTSTADFLVLAGTYKTWVIDNVPSPAGNDPASAPAWQRFSNVVDVLHDQDITLFLIGKGPLDWDIEASGGDSSVLPVDLARIASRLSLLDRFQDHHGADTSPGNLPGGGHGTLPGSEKAAGS; encoded by the coding sequence GTGACGCCTCTGTTGAGGCCAGTTCCGGGTTCGGCCCGGGACACCCTGCGCACCTTGCTTGAGGGCATGGAGCACGACGCCGGACGGGCGGGTTTTGCGCTTGAGCCCAGTCAGCGGCAGGCAGCCGAGCGGTTGGCGGCCTTCGGCGCCCAACTGACGGGCCGTCGTCGTGCGCTTTCCCGGAAGGCGCCGCGGAGCCTGTACCTTCATGGACCGGTGGGCCGGGGCAAGACCTGGTTGATGGACAGCTTCCATGGACGGTTGGACGCACGGAAACGGCGTGTCCACTTCCACGACTTCTTCCGCAGGCTGCATGCCGGAACCCATGGTTTGGAGACCGGCAACGGAACAGCCATCCAGCAGTCCGTGGATGCGCTGCTCGATGGCATCGACGTGCTTTTCTTCGACGAATTCCATGTCCATGACGTTGGCGATGGCATGTTTATTGCCCGGTTGTTGCGTTCTGCTGCGCAGCGTCGCGTCCCCCTGGTGGTGACCTCGAACTACGCCCCGGAGGAACTCCTGCCCAATCCCCTCTGGCATGAGCATTTCCTTCCCACCATCGAGGCCATCAAAGAGATGATGGACATCGTGGAAATCAGCGGCGCCTCGGACTTCCGCCGGTTTCCAGCGAAGGGAACGGCTCCCGCCACCGGGTTTGATGCGTTCCGCTCGGGTCGGATCATCTCCCCCGGCACGGCCGGGCAGTTGGGGCGCCTGGGCCTTTTCAGGCCGGCACCGTCACAAAGCCGCGTGCTGAGCCCCACCACGCAACCGGTGGTGGTCAGGAATTCGGACCCCGATCTCCTCTGGGTGGATTTTGAGGAACTCTGCGGCGGGCTGACTTCAACAGCGGACTTCCTGGTGTTGGCCGGGACCTACAAGACCTGGGTGATCGATAACGTCCCCTCCCCTGCAGGGAATGACCCGGCCTCGGCACCTGCCTGGCAGCGTTTCAGCAACGTGGTGGACGTGCTGCACGACCAGGACATCACGCTGTTCCTGATCGGCAAAGGACCTTTGGACTGGGATATCGAGGCGTCCGGTGGTGATTCATCTGTTTTGCCGGTGGACCTGGCACGGATAGCGAGTCGGCTGTCCTTGTTGGATCGTTTCCAGGACCACCATGGTGCGGACACTTCCCCGGGCAATTTACCGGGCGGTGGCCATGGCACTCTCCCGGGCAGCGAAAAGGCCGCCGGAAGCTAA
- a CDS encoding MFS transporter has translation MTVLSELRMRPVTADRWGWDASTTARLVLTGVVIFTLLVGANLATPLYPLLQARLGMTSLDVTVAFSSYVLALVGVLMVAGHWSDHIGRRAALVLAVLVGLVGGVIFANAGSLVALSLGRALQGVAVGLATGASSAALRELLPQRPEWASRFTLLSSAGGVAAGPAIGGLLSLLPDPTRTPYYVHSAVLLAALIPLWLLKARPAIAPAAGPKPLKVLAPRKPSISHDARGAFWMAAATGFLSFAVFGFCLSLAPGYFAGVVHVDSRPLIGLLAGVTLGASALSQLLGTRGRFVVPVALAVLGVSVVLVGAAAAWTSPWLLVAASITAGMGQGIAFRQVFNEVAGKVEAARHAQVISTVYVITYLGSAVPVIGLGLAVSALGLQAAVVGFTLLCGVAAFTLAVISLRSAVRS, from the coding sequence ATGACTGTCTTGAGCGAACTCCGCATGCGTCCGGTTACCGCCGACCGCTGGGGATGGGATGCCTCCACCACCGCCAGGCTGGTCCTGACCGGCGTCGTGATCTTCACCTTGCTGGTGGGCGCCAACTTGGCCACTCCGCTGTATCCGCTGTTGCAGGCCAGGCTCGGCATGACGTCATTGGATGTGACTGTCGCATTCTCCAGCTACGTCCTGGCGCTGGTCGGTGTCCTCATGGTGGCCGGCCACTGGTCGGACCACATCGGGCGCCGGGCCGCGTTGGTCCTGGCCGTTCTTGTGGGACTGGTGGGTGGCGTGATCTTCGCCAACGCCGGCTCGCTGGTTGCCTTGTCCTTGGGCAGGGCGCTTCAGGGAGTTGCAGTGGGACTGGCAACCGGAGCCAGTTCTGCGGCTTTGCGGGAGCTTCTCCCACAGCGACCCGAGTGGGCCTCACGGTTTACGTTGCTTTCCTCTGCAGGCGGCGTGGCCGCTGGTCCCGCCATCGGCGGACTCTTGTCACTCCTGCCGGACCCTACCCGGACTCCCTATTACGTTCACTCGGCGGTCCTGCTTGCAGCATTGATTCCCCTGTGGCTCTTGAAGGCCCGCCCCGCGATAGCTCCGGCGGCAGGTCCAAAGCCATTGAAGGTCCTCGCCCCGCGGAAGCCATCGATCTCCCACGATGCCCGTGGGGCATTCTGGATGGCCGCCGCCACCGGGTTCCTGAGCTTCGCAGTCTTCGGATTTTGCCTGTCGTTGGCACCCGGGTACTTCGCCGGTGTGGTCCACGTGGACTCGCGGCCACTGATCGGGTTGCTCGCAGGAGTCACACTGGGCGCTTCGGCGCTAAGCCAGTTGCTTGGTACCCGTGGACGCTTTGTGGTTCCAGTGGCGCTGGCCGTCCTGGGTGTCTCGGTTGTCCTGGTGGGTGCTGCCGCCGCCTGGACAAGCCCGTGGTTGCTGGTGGCAGCGAGCATCACGGCAGGCATGGGCCAGGGCATTGCGTTCCGGCAGGTCTTCAACGAGGTCGCCGGGAAGGTTGAAGCCGCCCGCCACGCACAGGTCATCAGCACCGTCTACGTCATCACCTACTTGGGCAGCGCAGTTCCGGTGATTGGGCTGGGACTGGCTGTCTCGGCACTTGGCCTGCAGGCCGCCGTCGTGGGCTTCACGCTCCTGTGCGGAGTTGCTGCGTTCACGCTCGCGGTCATCTCGCTGCGGAGCGCTGTTCGTTCCTGA
- a CDS encoding ferritin: MAKKTFNELLSAQVANEFAASQQYIAVAVYFDGEDLPQLARHFYRQSLEERNHAMMMVQYMLDRNVHVEIPGIAPVRNNFTNAKEPIALALEQEKEVTRNIEEMFRVARAEGDALGEQFMLWFLKEQVEEVASMTTLLNITERAENLFDIENYVARETVGDGGQDAGAPSAAGGVI; the protein is encoded by the coding sequence ATGGCTAAGAAGACTTTCAATGAGCTGTTGTCCGCCCAGGTCGCGAACGAGTTTGCCGCCTCCCAGCAATACATCGCAGTAGCTGTGTACTTTGATGGTGAAGACTTGCCGCAGCTCGCCCGGCACTTCTACCGTCAATCCCTTGAGGAGCGCAACCACGCCATGATGATGGTCCAGTACATGCTGGACCGCAACGTGCACGTGGAGATCCCGGGCATCGCCCCCGTCCGCAACAACTTCACCAACGCCAAGGAACCCATCGCGCTGGCCCTGGAGCAGGAAAAGGAAGTCACCCGGAACATCGAGGAGATGTTCCGCGTTGCCCGCGCCGAGGGAGATGCTTTGGGCGAGCAGTTCATGCTCTGGTTCCTGAAGGAGCAGGTTGAGGAAGTAGCTTCCATGACCACGTTGCTCAACATCACGGAGCGGGCCGAGAACCTCTTCGACATCGAGAACTATGTCGCCCGCGAAACCGTCGGCGACGGCGGACAGGACGCTGGCGCCCCGTCCGCAGCCGGCGGCGTCATCTAA
- a CDS encoding universal stress protein: MTETPAPRSEAPTSAAGPILVGVMPGQHPVVLEQAASVAASAGLPLVCAYADVTVYPVDGTTGGPAAPIDPDGVDEDPHAIPESLTKALHDYLDGTPVQWSLVHLAGEPARALAREAEDTGASMIVVGTREHKLAAAMKELTAGSVARHLFHRQERPVLVVPVNPRIPTDDAED; the protein is encoded by the coding sequence GTGACAGAGACTCCTGCTCCGCGTTCCGAGGCCCCCACCAGTGCGGCCGGCCCCATCCTGGTTGGCGTCATGCCGGGGCAACACCCAGTGGTCCTCGAACAAGCGGCAAGTGTTGCAGCCAGCGCCGGGCTTCCGCTGGTGTGCGCCTACGCGGACGTTACGGTGTATCCGGTGGACGGCACCACTGGGGGGCCGGCCGCGCCGATCGACCCCGATGGGGTTGATGAGGATCCTCACGCGATTCCCGAATCCCTCACCAAAGCCCTCCACGATTATTTGGACGGCACGCCAGTTCAATGGTCGCTGGTCCATCTGGCGGGGGAGCCTGCCCGCGCCTTGGCCCGTGAAGCGGAGGACACCGGAGCGTCCATGATCGTGGTGGGTACCCGTGAGCACAAGCTGGCCGCGGCGATGAAGGAACTGACAGCTGGCTCGGTGGCCCGCCACTTGTTCCACCGCCAGGAACGGCCCGTGCTGGTTGTCCCCGTCAATCCCCGGATCCCCACCGACGATGCCGAGGACTAA